The following DNA comes from Limnobacter sp. SAORIC-580.
CGCAACAACGATTGATCGGATGCCGTGTTGGTTCGATATATACCGACAGTGTCTGTGCCCTCCTGATTACCACCAAAACGCAGCAGTTGGTTCGAAGACACTTGAGCACCGCCCGTTGCGTACAACATGGATGAAAAATTGGAGACACCCGCGACATGAAAAATGGTGTTGGAAATAGCGTCGTTGCGCGATGTTGTTCCAATGACCACCTGATCATTCACGGAAGAGACAACACCATCTTTGCCCGCACCCAAAGCGCCCAGCACCAGCGTATTTGAAGTCGTAACACGTGCGAAGGCACCAATTGCAGACGCATAATTCAAATTGTTCAGCAAAACATCGGTCGAAGTTCCGATACCCATGTTGTAGCTACCAGTAGCATTACCAAACAGCGCGTTTTTACCCAAGGCCAGGTTTGCATTGCCCGTTGTGTTGGAGTAAAGCGAGTTCAAACCCACCCCAGTGTTGTCAAAGCCTGTTGTGCTACCGAACATGGAAAAAGTACCCAAAGCCGTGTTGTTCAAACCTGTGGTGTTGTTCTGCAAGGCGTTGCGGCCCAGTGCTGCGTTGTTGTAACCCGTGGTGTTGAATATAAGGCTGTTGTAGCCCAAGGCACTGTTGTTGTAACCGGTGCTGTTGGTGAGCAAGGCATTGCGGCCTACTGCAATGTTGTAATAACCCGTGGTGTTGTTGTACAAGGCACCACGACCCATTGCTGCATTGGAATGGCCTGTCGTGTTCTCGAACAAGGCATTGTCGCCCACCGCTGTATTTTCATTGCCAGTGGTGTTTTTCAACATTGCGTTAACACCGATCGCCACGTTGCTAGAGCCTGTGGTGTTGGCTTGCAAGGCATTAAAACCCATCGCCACATTTCGCTCGCCCAGAGTGTTGCTCAGCATGCTGTTAGTACCAAATGCGCTGTTGTAATCGCCACTGGTATTGGCCAGCAGGGCATTCACACCAAACGCACTGTTCTGAAAACCATCTGTGTTGTTCAACAATGCATTTGCACCCACTGCGGTGTTGCGGTACCCCGTGGTTGTATTTCGTTGCGAGTTATAGCCAATTGCAATGTTTTGATGACCAGTAGTGTTGTTGTACAAGGCATCTGGACCAACGGCTACGTTTTGATAACCAGCGGAGTTGGTGTACAAGGCATTGTCGCCCACTGCCACGTTTTGATAGCCCGTGGTATTGGAAAACAAGGAATTTGTACCCAGCGCATTGTTTTGTGTGCCGCTGCTGTTACTGAAAAGCGCGTTCACCCCAACCGCATTGTTGCGGTTGCCGGTGGTGTTGGCATTCAGTGCATTTACGCCTACACCGGTATTGTCATAGCCTGTCGTGGTGTTCACCATGGCGTACACACCGATTGCCGTGTTTGCATAACCTGTGGTGTTGCGGTTTAAACTGTAAGTGCCTACTGCAGTATTGTTTGAACCTGTGCTGTTCAGGGTGAGTGCATTGAAGCCTACACCCGTGTTGAAGATACCTTCGGTATTTATTGCACTGGGCGACAAACTGGTCAGCACTCCCTCGCCAATTGCGATATTGCCTGCACGGGGATCCGCGTCCAACGCGTTCACACCCAGGGCCAAACTGCTTTGCGGGTAGGCAGCGCCCACCGTGCTTGCAAATGTAAGTGCAGTATCAATATTTGCCTTATTCACTGGTGCGATTTGTTCACCGTTCACATACAGGCTTTGAACATCAACGCGACCTGTAAACACTGCAGATTGATCGGCTTTCAGTGTAAGCACCGTGTTGTAAGTTTGGTCACCCACACCACCTGAACTGCCCTGACCTACCCGGAATACCAAACCATCCTCTGCACCACCCGCATCAATTGAAGTTGAACGAGCACCCGACCGAACTCGAAGATGATCCCAGCCCGCATCATCCGCGGAGGACATCACACGCAGATCACGCAGCTGCGTGTAGTTTGCCGCAGTACCCGTGTTCAGAAATACATTGCCCGATGCGCGCAACCCGCCAGTCACCTGCAGTTTGTTGCCGCTGCCATCATCACCTGTTGCACCCATCACGATGTTATCGATGGAGCGGCCCAGAACAACCGTGTTGGAAGTGGTTACCGAAGAATCATTACCAATGGTAACTGCGTAAGAAAGTGCATCACCTATTGTTGCGCTATTGCCTAAAGCGATATTGCTGGTGCTGGTCAGGGTGCCATTGCCAGCCAGGTCCCCGATTAAAATATTGCGACTGCCGGTGGTAATTGTATTGCCTGAACGGTGACCTATCGCAATATTCGTATTACCAGTGGTTAACGCGGGCATGGCATAGTGGCCCAGCGCTGTGTTGGATGCACCCGCACGCAACTCGCCAAACGTGCTGTTACCCACCGCCGTGTTGTACTGACCTTCTGAGTAATACAGGGTGTTGGTACCTACGGCGACACTTTCTGAAGCAGTAGCCCTGAACATTGAAAATGCACCAATCGAAGTCACATAAGCGCTGGTACTAATGGTGTCTGCGGCGTAAGCGCCAATGGCGGTGTTGTAAAAGCCCGTGGTGTTGCCATTCAAGGCTGCATCACCCACTGCCGTGTTGTAGTAACCCATGGTATTGCGGCCCAGGCCAAACTGCCCAACCGCCACGTTGCTACTGCCGGTTGTATTGGCCATAAGTGCATAGGCACCCACCGCCACGTTGTCATCGCCTGTGGTGTTGGCCTGCAAGCTGTAGTATCCGTTGGCGGTGTTGTAACTTCCAGTGGTGTTTGAGTACAAAGACCAGGCACCCGAGGCAGTGTTGTAGTACCCGGTGGTATTGCTGTACAGGCTTTTGTAACCCAGTGCAGTGTTTTCATCGCCGTAGTCGTTGCTGTACAACGCTTGATAACCCACGCCAGTGTTCCAGGTACCAGATTCAGTTCCGTAACCAGTGGTTGCCATTTGCCCAAGCACACCGTCTCCCACCGCAACGTTGCCAGCATTCTTCCGACCCGCCAAGGCGCCAACACCAAGGCCAAGATTGGGTTCTGCATAGAAAGCAGAACCCGTGTCGCTGGCATATGAAAACGCAAAGGTTGCAGGTACACCCAGTACGCTTAGTGAACTAACATCTACATTGCCAGTGAAACGAGCGTTGCCTGTCACTTGCAAACGATTGCCGCTAAGATCGTCGCCAGTTGCGCCAATTACAGTGGTATCAGTAATGCGGCCCAGAGTAATCGTATTGGATGTGGTGACAAGCGCTTCCGATCCCAATGCCGTGGCGTAATTCAACTGTGTGGCCACACCCGGCAAGGCATTCGCGCCTAGGAAAGTATTGTTACTGCCCGAGATATTCGCATTGGTGTTGTCGAATGCAGAATTTGCATAACCAGCATCGTCACCCAAGGCTACGTTACGCGAGCCAGTTGTATTGCCACGCAAGCTGCTTTGACCAATCGCCACGTTTCTGAAACCAGTCGTGTTGCTTCGCAAAGAATCGTCACCCAAGGCAGCGTTCTTCTCACCCGTGGTGTTTAAATATAAGGCTGAATCTCCGACCGCCGTGTTGCTTATACCCGTGGTGTTATTCAATAAACTAAGGGAACCAACTGCGGTATTGTCGCGGCCGGTGGTGTTGGCGAACAATGCCTGAGCGCCTAGCGCTGTGTTTTGATAACCTGTGGTGTTGTAGTACAGGGCTGATTTGCCCACCACCGTGTTCAAGTAACCTGTGGTGTTGCTGAACATGGCGGCTTGACCCAGCGCCGTATTGTTGTTACCGGAGGTGTTGTTGAAAGCGGCCCCGTCACCCAACGCCGTGTTGTTAGAACCTGTGGTGTTGTTGTAGAAAGCAGCATAACCAAGTGCGGTGTTTTTCAAGCCCGTTGTATTGTGGCGCAGTGCCAAGTTACCAATGGCTACGTTTTTTTGACCTGATGTGTTGCTGTTAAGGGAATAGAATCCAATTGCCAAATTGGCCCCTAAACCAGAGGCAGGTGATGCCAAAGCGCCTGCGCCAATCGCGATATTCGGCTCGGAAACGCCCCCAGAATAATCACCAAGTACCAAGCGAGTTGCAGAAACAGTACCGCTGGCAATGACATCGCCATTGCCTGCAACACGGAAGACTGGTGTGTAAGTGAGTTGATCACCTTCCAAACGACCAATCTGAAACTCATCGGCCTGCGGATGCCCGAATGTGTTTGGATTATCCCCAATGACTACTCGCATTACGGTTTGATCGTCTGCGAGATTGGATCGATAAATGAACTGTGAATCCGAGTTCTCGAAATCTTCACCGAAGCGCAGTTTCTGATCTGTAGGAACCAATACGCCACCCTGGAAATTGACAGCACCGCTAAAGGTTGCATTTGCAGCGTACAAATCGCCATTTAAATTTACATTGCCTTCCACGTACAACTTGGTGTTTGGAAAGGTATCGTTGCGCGCCGTTGAGCCGATGACAATTTGGTCATCGATTGTAGAATAGGTTGAGTTTTTATTAACACCCAAAGCGCCAAGCACCACGGTATCGGAAGTGCCCACGCGCGAATCAGCACCAATCGCACTGGCGTAATTCAAAGCGCCACTCAACACATTGGCTTGATAACCCAGCGCCGAGTTTCGATTCCCGCTCACATTGCCCAACAGGGAGTTGGCACCAACCGAAGAGTTCTCGGCACCTGTGGTGTTGAAGTACAGGCCATACGCCCCGACTGATGCGTTGTAATAGCCCGTAGTGTTGTAGTAAATAGATGCCTGCCCCACACCGGCGTTTTGGTGACCCTCGGTGTTGTAATGCAAGGCAGCTTGCCCCACCATGGCATTTCGGTAACCCGTGGTGTTGTAGTACATCGCACCGCGGCCTAATGCCACGTTCCGATAACCAGTAGTGTTATTGTGCAGTGATGCGACCCCTAGCGATGTATTACCACTGCCCGTGGTGTTCATTCGCATGGCGTCGTAACCAATCGCGGTGTTTGCCGTGCCTGTGGTATTCGACAACATCGACTGCGAACCCATCGCAGTGTTGTAATAACCTGTGGTGTTGGAATACAGGCTTTTGTAACCCACGGCGGTGTTTTCATCACCATAGTCGTTGCTGTAAAGGGCCTGATAACCCACGCCCGTGTTCCAAGTACCCGACTCATCGTAATACCCAAGTGTGGTCATTCTCCCCAATACATCCATACCGATGGCCACATTGCCTGCATTTTTTCGACCTGCCAAGGCACCACTTCCCAGCCCAAGATTGGGTTCAGGGTAAAAACTTGAACCTGTATCGCTTGCATACTGAAAGGCCAATGTGGCAGGTACCCCCGCTTGGCTAATCGAAGCAACATCAATATTTCCATTGAACATTGCACCTGCAAATGTGGGCGTGCTGGTGGTGGCAATGTCTTGCGGCAAACTGAGCACCACATCGCCATTCATTGCACTTGCAATCACTTGGTTGTTGGTGCCGGTAATACTGAGTACACCTGTGTTGGAAATGGTGATACTGCCAGCACCGTTGAGAACACCAATTCCATCGCCTGCGCTGATTGCGCCCAAAGCGAAACCCGCGCCGGTACCAATCAGCAAACTGCCCTGCGCAGCGGCACTTGAATCAATGCCGGTGCCACCAAATGCAGCGCCCAACACACCACTGTTCACATTGCTTGCGTTCAGATCGGTTAAAGCTGCGCCATTGCCAATAAAACTGTTGGCAGTCACGCTGCTGGTAAATGTGGCAGCGCTTCCAGACAAGGCACCCGTGATGGTTGCACTTGCAGCTTGAAAATCAGCCACAGTGACTTTACCAGTGGTGTAAGCAATTGCACCTGCACCGTTGGCCGCTGAATCGTCATTGAATTTGCTGGCATCCACAGGCTGCCAGGCACCACCCACGTAGCTGTACAATTTGTTGGTTTCCAGCACCAGGCGAATGTCACCTTCCTCACCTGGCATCGCGGTTAATTCGGCATAGGTACCCACAGCACTTTTAAACTGTTTGGACGATGTTTGCGAAGGTGCAGTCACCTGCACATAATCGTCGCCCAAGCCCCTGCGATTGGCGAGAATATAGGCGCAACTCGTTTCCATGCTGCCGTTCAACCCAGGCGACACTACGGCATACACCAACGGATTTGCCACACCCTGCCCGGCCAGAAAACTGCTGTTGGATGTGGAAGCGCTGTTGTCCCAGGCGCAGTAGCCCAAAGGCCTGCCAGCACCATCTCGCTGAGGCAGATTAACCGATGAGGGAACCGAGCCCATGTCCACCGGATAACCACCCACTACGGCACCCATTTCACTGGCCCTTAATGCACCATTGAACTCGGCCACATAGCCTTGCATGCCTTGGCTTACCTGAGCCACGGTGTTTTTCAAGGTGAACTGGCGAATAAGCTGCGTAGCAGTAAAAGCGGCCGCAGAATCGCCTGAACGGCCCACCGCAGGCGAAATGACAGCAGCACCCAAACCGAGAGCCACCAGGTAAGGCAAGGCATGTTGTACGGCCAAAACAATGGGTTTCGGTTTGAAATTGATCGGGCTAACTGTGGGCTTGTTCTTTTTCATGTGAACCTCTAGTTCAAAACCGCAAACACAATTTCATCGCCATTGGCGATGATTGAACCGTCGTACTGACGAAGCAAACGTTCTCGGGTCGCTGCTGCGCCCCCGCTGAGTCGCGGTATTAACCGAAGCCGTATGCCGCCAGCCTCGGTGTGTTCATACACCCACTCCTCGAAATCGGGTGGGCTGACTGGCAATGGAATTCCATCTGGCATTAAGGCGAGAGACAAAGGCCCATTCGGCGTGGGGCAGGCCACAGCTGAAATAACCGCAATATTGCCGGCTGTGGCCGGAGCCGGGTAAGCGTGGCGTGTATCGAACTGAGCGTGATCACCATCGGGATACACTGCTGCGCACAACATGATTTTTCCCTTGATGACTTCAAGTTGCACAGCAACCTCATTGACTGTGTCTTGAACCGATTGCCCCTGTTGGGTATTGGTGCTCAAACGTGCATAGGCAGCACCCACAATTGCCAGCAAGCCAATGCCGTACAAAATGTAGGAAGCGATGAATCCGCTTTGTTGCTGAAAGAATTTCCTGTTCACGATTTTTTAACCTCAGTTTCTCGCACGGATTTCGGTACATACCGGGTTAACGGGTGAATGCATACAAGCCCACATCCCTTGCTTTGGTGAAACATGACGAAAAAAAAGCCCGCTATTGCGGGCTTGGTGAAGTTGCAGCGGTTTAATTTTCCTGAATCACCTTGAAATACACATACTTGGTGTCGCTGGTTGCGATACAACCTTCGGGCCAACCTGCGGGATCTGGCGCAGTACTAATTGCAGAAATGCCGGCATCGGTGCTGCCTGTTGTCCAAACAGACAAAGCGGTACCCGCGACTGGAATAGAAGAGGTCCCATACAACAAGGTATTGACTCGTCCGCACACGTCTGCCCTCAAGCCTGGCAAGATCACCATTGGATCTTCACTTGACGTTGCCAACCCTTTGCCTGGAGTCACTTTGTTGATGTACCAGTGCCCCGCCGACAATGCAGAAGGTGACTTGATTGTCGTGTCCTCACCATTGGCAAAAGCTGTGGTGGGCATGATTTGTGGGGAAGCATATCGCGCGGTGGGATCGAACAGCCCCTGGTTGGCGGTGTTCGAAAAATCAAGTGTCGATTGAACAGCCGACGAGCCAAAATCACTCGAGTACCTGGCCACACCGTCGCGCAAATCACTGGCCTGTTTCAAAATTACAGACGCATTTACTTTCGCTTGCTCCACATCGGTTTGTGAAGTTGGGCTTCGGTTGGCCAGTGCAAAACCACCCAGCACTGCTGTCATCA
Coding sequences within:
- a CDS encoding tail fiber domain-containing protein, with protein sequence MKKNKPTVSPINFKPKPIVLAVQHALPYLVALGLGAAVISPAVGRSGDSAAAFTATQLIRQFTLKNTVAQVSQGMQGYVAEFNGALRASEMGAVVGGYPVDMGSVPSSVNLPQRDGAGRPLGYCAWDNSASTSNSSFLAGQGVANPLVYAVVSPGLNGSMETSCAYILANRRGLGDDYVQVTAPSQTSSKQFKSAVGTYAELTAMPGEEGDIRLVLETNKLYSYVGGAWQPVDASKFNDDSAANGAGAIAYTTGKVTVADFQAASATITGALSGSAATFTSSVTANSFIGNGAALTDLNASNVNSGVLGAAFGGTGIDSSAAAQGSLLIGTGAGFALGAISAGDGIGVLNGAGSITISNTGVLSITGTNNQVIASAMNGDVVLSLPQDIATTSTPTFAGAMFNGNIDVASISQAGVPATLAFQYASDTGSSFYPEPNLGLGSGALAGRKNAGNVAIGMDVLGRMTTLGYYDESGTWNTGVGYQALYSNDYGDENTAVGYKSLYSNTTGYYNTAMGSQSMLSNTTGTANTAIGYDAMRMNTTGSGNTSLGVASLHNNTTGYRNVALGRGAMYYNTTGYRNAMVGQAALHYNTEGHQNAGVGQASIYYNTTGYYNASVGAYGLYFNTTGAENSSVGANSLLGNVSGNRNSALGYQANVLSGALNYASAIGADSRVGTSDTVVLGALGVNKNSTYSTIDDQIVIGSTARNDTFPNTKLYVEGNVNLNGDLYAANATFSGAVNFQGGVLVPTDQKLRFGEDFENSDSQFIYRSNLADDQTVMRVVIGDNPNTFGHPQADEFQIGRLEGDQLTYTPVFRVAGNGDVIASGTVSATRLVLGDYSGGVSEPNIAIGAGALASPASGLGANLAIGFYSLNSNTSGQKNVAIGNLALRHNTTGLKNTALGYAAFYNNTTGSNNTALGDGAAFNNTSGNNNTALGQAAMFSNTTGYLNTVVGKSALYYNTTGYQNTALGAQALFANTTGRDNTAVGSLSLLNNTTGISNTAVGDSALYLNTTGEKNAALGDDSLRSNTTGFRNVAIGQSSLRGNTTGSRNVALGDDAGYANSAFDNTNANISGSNNTFLGANALPGVATQLNYATALGSEALVTTSNTITLGRITDTTVIGATGDDLSGNRLQVTGNARFTGNVDVSSLSVLGVPATFAFSYASDTGSAFYAEPNLGLGVGALAGRKNAGNVAVGDGVLGQMATTGYGTESGTWNTGVGYQALYSNDYGDENTALGYKSLYSNTTGYYNTASGAWSLYSNTTGSYNTANGYYSLQANTTGDDNVAVGAYALMANTTGSSNVAVGQFGLGRNTMGYYNTAVGDAALNGNTTGFYNTAIGAYAADTISTSAYVTSIGAFSMFRATASESVAVGTNTLYYSEGQYNTAVGNSTFGELRAGASNTALGHYAMPALTTGNTNIAIGHRSGNTITTGSRNILIGDLAGNGTLTSTSNIALGNSATIGDALSYAVTIGNDSSVTTSNTVVLGRSIDNIVMGATGDDGSGNKLQVTGGLRASGNVFLNTGTAANYTQLRDLRVMSSADDAGWDHLRVRSGARSTSIDAGGAEDGLVFRVGQGSSGGVGDQTYNTVLTLKADQSAVFTGRVDVQSLYVNGEQIAPVNKANIDTALTFASTVGAAYPQSSLALGVNALDADPRAGNIAIGEGVLTSLSPSAINTEGIFNTGVGFNALTLNSTGSNNTAVGTYSLNRNTTGYANTAIGVYAMVNTTTGYDNTGVGVNALNANTTGNRNNAVGVNALFSNSSGTQNNALGTNSLFSNTTGYQNVAVGDNALYTNSAGYQNVAVGPDALYNNTTGHQNIAIGYNSQRNTTTGYRNTAVGANALLNNTDGFQNSAFGVNALLANTSGDYNSAFGTNSMLSNTLGERNVAMGFNALQANTTGSSNVAIGVNAMLKNTTGNENTAVGDNALFENTTGHSNAAMGRGALYNNTTGYYNIAVGRNALLTNSTGYNNSALGYNSLIFNTTGYNNAALGRNALQNNTTGLNNTALGTFSMFGSTTGFDNTGVGLNSLYSNTTGNANLALGKNALFGNATGSYNMGIGTSTDVLLNNLNYASAIGAFARVTTSNTLVLGALGAGKDGVVSSVNDQVVIGTTSRNDAISNTIFHVAGVSNFSSMLYATGGAQVSSNQLLRFGGNQEGTDTVGIYRTNTASDQSLLRIGIGDNANTFGTGTTDEFQVGRLNSDDSFNPVFRVAGNGDVIASGYMQATAFNVSSDRRLKTNIQAQDSGSVLGRLEQLQTYSYEYLANPNLGRRIGVIAQEIQSLFPEAVATRADGMMSVDYSALGAMAAMGVGQLSKQVKVLDKTVADQGQRITVLDDRINQHDTRITSLESWRTDASKRMDGMQTAIDLNIQKIAENAVAIQTNSVAIERLDDALFTLDGQVKNNSDLINNINSRWAKNFSESADGSLLTVNAVELKVSNFTAQQLRANSVYSQRLEAEMARIADLEVNNLKANSAVANTVQAEQVNTGSAQVYAGVGLPAVLFAAKSDGHYTVSTSALDGSYATATVIVNAGQAKVVSVASEGIELYAEGNQVKVIAAGKSIKASWIKMG
- a CDS encoding type II secretion system protein; translation: MKSISNPAAFLRKQKQAGFIQAALLFGIALMTAVLGGFALANRSPTSQTDVEQAKVNASVILKQASDLRDGVARYSSDFGSSAVQSTLDFSNTANQGLFDPTARYASPQIMPTTAFANGEDTTIKSPSALSAGHWYINKVTPGKGLATSSEDPMVILPGLRADVCGRVNTLLYGTSSIPVAGTALSVWTTGSTDAGISAISTAPDPAGWPEGCIATSDTKYVYFKVIQEN